The genomic window TTGCCTCAATATGTTTGCTTTAACAGCACTAACATAGTGATCTGTATTGCCCAAGTCTGTGGTAAGTGTAATTATTGGCATAATGTTGATAAATTAATCTAAATATTTATCACAAAAGTTGTTATTTTGTCCATTCAAAAGTAAGTATAAATTTAATGGATTCGAACATAATATTCAAGTACAGTAAATGAGTGAAAAAATAATTGATTTAAAGGGTATAAACCCTATTGATATTTACGGCACTAACAACAAGACTTTGTTGTTTATACTTGATTTTTTCCCTAAAGTAAAAGTAGTTGCAAGAGGAAATACTTTAAAACTTATTGGTGATGATGAATCTGTGACCTATTTTGAGTCAAAGTTTAATCTTATGTTGGCTCACTATTCAAAATATCAGCGTTTGACTCATAGTAATATTGAACGTATTATTTTAGAAGACAGTGTTGTTTTGGAAGGGAATAACGATGTGCTCCTTCATGGTACTCATGGACGGATAATAAAGGCCAAAACTACCAATCAGAGAAAGATGGTAGAAGAATCTTTAAAAAACGATATGTTATTTGCTGTAGGGCCAGCAGGAACAGGTAAGACTTACACCGCTGTTGCTATTGCAGTAAAAGCATTGAAAAATAAAGAGGTTAGACGCATTATTCTTTCTAGACCAGCAGTAGAAGCTGGAGAAAATCTAGGCTTTTTACCAGGTGATTTAAAAGAAAAGTTAGATCCATACTTACAGCCTCTTTATGATGCTTTGAGGGATATGATTCCTGCAGAAAAACTTAATGAATTTCTAGATAATAGAATTATTGAAATTGCACCTCTTGCTTTTATGAGAGGACGTACATTAGATAATGCATTTGTGATATTAGATGAAGCACAAAATTCAACTAAGCAGCAGATGAAAATGTTTCTTACTAGAATGGGTAGAGTAGCTAAGTTTATAATTACTGGAGATGAAACACAAATTGATTTA from Flavobacteriales bacterium includes these protein-coding regions:
- a CDS encoding PhoH family protein, producing the protein MSEKIIDLKGINPIDIYGTNNKTLLFILDFFPKVKVVARGNTLKLIGDDESVTYFESKFNLMLAHYSKYQRLTHSNIERIILEDSVVLEGNNDVLLHGTHGRIIKAKTTNQRKMVEESLKNDMLFAVGPAGTGKTYTAVAIAVKALKNKEVRRIILSRPAVEAGENLGFLPGDLKEKLDPYLQPLYDALRDMIPAEKLNEFLDNRIIEIAPLAFMRGRTLDNAFVILDEAQNSTKQQMKMFLTRMGRVAKFIITGDETQIDLPQKQPSGLLEALHVLKGVKGISVIKLDDKDVIRHELVKKIIKAYKAKQEEK